TTGAAAATAGCAAACCCTTCCATTAAAACCAAAATACCTAAAATAATATAAGGATTTGGATTTTGAAAAATATATGTTAAAACAAAACCAACAATAACTAATTGAATAGTCATTCTCAGAGAAGCAAGTATTATTTGACCCTGATTACCGATTTTTTTATATTTTACTATAGCTAATAAAATTAATACAAAAATATAAGCTGAAATAAGTCTTATTAATTCAATATTTATAGTTCCTTCCATAAATAAAACCTTCCTTTCTATTTATTTCTATTTAATTGCTTTTATCAATTTTCCCGTGATTAATAGTAACAATCTCATCACCATATTCTTTAGCTATTTTAGTAGAGTGAGTTACCATTATTAAAGTTCCATTTTTTCTTTTTATATAATTAACTACTGTATCTATTATTAACTTTTCAGTTTTTTCATCAAGTGCAGAAGAAGGCTCATCTAAAAGAAGAATATTAGGTTCTAAAAGCAATATTCTAGCTAAAGAAATCCGTTGTTTTTCTCCACCGGATAAATCTTCAGCAATTTTATCAAGTTTTTGTTCCTCCAAACCTACTTTTCCCAGAATTTCTTTATAAGCTTTCTTACTTTTTGTTTTTAATTCTGCATACTTTAGAGCTAAATCAAAGTTATCTTTTATGGTTCCAGAAAAAACCACAGGATTTTGAGGCAACATAGGTATTTCACGTCTTAATTCTACAGGGTCATAATCAACTATATTTTTACCTTTGAATTTTATAATCCCAGAAGAAGGAGATATCATATTATTTAATAGCTTTAAAAATGTAGTTTTACCTCCCCCACTTTTTCCAACAATACAGGTTATTTTATTTTCTTCTAATTCTAAATTATTTACTTTTAAGATATCTTTATATTTTACATTATTTAATTTAAACATTTATTGTTCACCTTCCTTAATTATTACAATTATATCTTTTCTTTCATTATAATTATAATACATGATTTGTCAATTAAATAAAAGGAAATTGGGATTTATTGTAGAAAAAATAATATAGACTATCTTAATTATCTCACTTTTTGTTGGGAAGGGGAAAATAATGAGAAATTTAAATCTATTAACTGATTATTATCAATTAACTATGGCTCAGGGTTATTATAAAAAGGGAAAAGAAGAAAAAGCAGTTTTTGATCTTTTTTATAGGAGGAATCCCTGTAATAATGGATATGCTATTTTCACTGGTTTAGAGCAAATTATTGAATATGTTGAAAATTTTGATTTTGAAAAGGATGATATAGAATACTTAAAAAATCAGGGTTTTGATGATAAGTTCCTAGAATATCTTAAAAATTTCAGTTTTACCGGAGATATCTATTCAGTACCTGAAGGAAGTGTTGTTTTTCCAAAAGAACCACTACTTAAAGTTGAAGCTCCTATACTTCAGGCCCAATTACTAGAAACCCCATTACTTAATTTTATTAATCATCAATCTTTAATAGCTACAAAAGCAGCTAGAATTACTAAAGCAACCCAGGGGAAAAATGTACTTGAATTTGGTTTACGAAGAGCTCATGGCCCTGATGCAGGTATATATGGTGCGCGAGCAGCTGTAATTGGAGGTTGTAGTGGTACTTCCAATGTTTTAGCAGGCAAAAAATTCGGAGTAAATGTAAGTGGAACTCATGCCCATAGTTGGATAATGAGTTTTGATAGTGAATTGGAAGCTTTTCGTACCTATGCCAATAACTTTCCTAATAGCTGTATCTTATTGGTAGATACTTATGATACTTTAAAATCAGGAGTACCTAATGCAATAAAAGTATTTAAAGAGATGAGAGAAAAGGGAATTGATTCTGATTTTTACGGTATTAGACTGGATAGTGGTGATTTAGCCTATTTATCTAAAGAATCAAGAAAAATGTTAGATGAGGCAGGATTTGAAGATGCAGTAATAATTGCTTCAAGCAGTCTTGATGAAAATGTAATTACATCTTTAAATCTACAGGGAGCTAAAATAGATCTCTATGGAGTGGGAACTAAACTAATAACTTCTCATGATTGTCCTTCGTTTGGCGCAGTTTATAAAATGAGCGAATATAATAATGAACCAAAAATAAAAATTTCTGATAATATAGAAAAAGTAACCAATCCTGGAAATAAAAAATTGATTAGAATTTATGATAAAAATACAATGACTATTAGAGCTGATCTAATTGCTCTTCAGGATGAAGAAATTAAAGAAAATGGCCCT
This genomic window from Halanaerobiales bacterium contains:
- a CDS encoding ABC transporter ATP-binding protein, with protein sequence MFKLNNVKYKDILKVNNLELEENKITCIVGKSGGGKTTFLKLLNNMISPSSGIIKFKGKNIVDYDPVELRREIPMLPQNPVVFSGTIKDNFDLALKYAELKTKSKKAYKEILGKVGLEEQKLDKIAEDLSGGEKQRISLARILLLEPNILLLDEPSSALDEKTEKLIIDTVVNYIKRKNGTLIMVTHSTKIAKEYGDEIVTINHGKIDKSN
- a CDS encoding nicotinate phosphoribosyltransferase; its protein translation is MRNLNLLTDYYQLTMAQGYYKKGKEEKAVFDLFYRRNPCNNGYAIFTGLEQIIEYVENFDFEKDDIEYLKNQGFDDKFLEYLKNFSFTGDIYSVPEGSVVFPKEPLLKVEAPILQAQLLETPLLNFINHQSLIATKAARITKATQGKNVLEFGLRRAHGPDAGIYGARAAVIGGCSGTSNVLAGKKFGVNVSGTHAHSWIMSFDSELEAFRTYANNFPNSCILLVDTYDTLKSGVPNAIKVFKEMREKGIDSDFYGIRLDSGDLAYLSKESRKMLDEAGFEDAVIIASSSLDENVITSLNLQGAKIDLYGVGTKLITSHDCPSFGAVYKMSEYNNEPKIKISDNIEKVTNPGNKKLIRIYDKNTMTIRADLIALQDEEIKENGPITLFDSRDSWKTTTLKKGSYKLREMLNPIFQNGKLVYDSPSVQEIKKYTEKEKESLGNEYKRLTNPHIMKVDLSDKLFDLKRKLLNQNSQK